CAGTAAAGGGGTAAAGCAGGCACTTGAACTAAAACGTTACTTGTCTGAAGACATCCTCGGTCGAGATGACTTGGCTGGTAACCTATATCGTGGTTTGTTTATTCGCCAGGTGCTGATGCAGGTGGATAAGTATCAACTTTACGATCTGTACGAAGATAACTACTTCGATGCATTCCTCAATCAACGTGAATGGTGGCTTCAAGGAGACTATGGTCTAGCGGACATTGCAGAGTACCCGAAAGGGTTCTTGGTTTCCTTAGTAGAAAATGACACCTTCATCTGCGAGAGCTTTGAAGAAGTGGATGATATCCTGAAAATAGAACTACCTGTAAGTGATGTTACCAAGTTTATTGCTACGCCATTACAGATGCTCATCAATGACATCCGTCCGGAAAAACTGTGTGCGATACCTGAGCAGTACATCTTGAAAGGACAAACTTCCGGCGTTACGTCGATTTCAATGTCAACAAAGCCAGAGTCAGATACTGCTCACGCTAAGTATGAGCCGGACTTAGATACCGGAGTAGACGCGGTTGCACCGACCACACCAGCCACTGCTGAGCCAAAGCTATTAGTCGATGACCAGCGGTTGGTCAAAAATGGCACTGAGTCGCTTAAAGTACTGATTGGTCACGATGTACGTAACCAAGAACCGATGCTGTGGGAGCCGACCAATACCGCCAAATTTATGAATACTAACACCGGTATCATAGGCACTATGGGTACGGGTAAAACCCAGTTCACTAAATCAGTGATTACTCAGCTTTACCGTAACCAAGCAGACAACGTAAACAGCGCATCAATAGGTATGCTGATTTTCGATTACAAGTCTGATTACGTAGACGATAAGTTCCAGCAAGCGACAGCGGGTAAGAAGTTTAACCTTCATAAACTGCCATATAACCCATTGAGTTTGTTTGGTGATACGCCAATGTTGCCTGTGCATACCGCACGTGGTTTTTCTGAAACCATGGGTAAAGCGTTTGGTTTAGGACAAAAACAGCAACTACGCCTGCGTAAGCTGGTGGGTGAAGCTTATGAGTTGGCTGGTATTCGCAAAGCAGATCCAAGCACTTGGACAAAACCAGCACCAACAATCTCACAGGTGTGGGACTTGTTTATTGAAACTGATCCAGACGAAGATTCGTTATACGCGGCACTTGAAAGCCTATACGAACTAGAGATTTTCGAAGACGACAATACCAAGTGTATGAGCCTTTACGATCTTGTTGATGGAATTACAGTTATTGAGTTGGCAGGTTATCCGTCAGAGATCCAAAACCTCGTAGTAGCATTAACACTGGATTTGTTCTACTCACAAATGCAGAAGAAAGGTAAGCCAGAAGTTCAAGGTGATTTCCGACAAATCACTAAGATGATCTTAGTGGATGAGGCGGATAACTTCATGTCTCAGAACTTCCCAAGCTTACGTAAGATCTTGAAGGAAGGCCGTGAGTATGGTGTTGGTGTGATTCTGTCTACTCAAGACATTACGCACTTCCAAACAGGCGAGAACGACTACTCAAGTTATGTGCTTACATGGGTAGTTCACCGTGTGGCGAAGATTCGCCCGCAAGAGCTTAAAGCCATGTTTGGTGTAAACGAAAAAGCAGAACAAGAGAAGCTAATGGAAACCATCAATAAGCTAGAAAAGCACTACAGCTTATACATCGATGGTGCTAAGAAGATAGTCAAGATGCGAGATAGAGCATTTTGGGAGCTAATGTAGCAAAGCTTTGATTTAAAACGCCCTTTTAGGGCGTTTTTTTACCTTATTAGTACTAATACATTAACTCACATGTATAATTATAGGCATATAATTTGGGTGTTAGTCATGGAACTCATCGATAAAATTCAAACGATCTCACGCTGGCGACGTGGAGATCAACGCGCTCCACATAAACCCTTAATGTTGTTATATGCTTTATCTCAATATAAGCAAGGCCATGAACGCTTGTTCAAGTTTGAGAGTGAAGTAGATAATCAGGTTAAAGAGCTACTGGTTCAGTACGGTCCTTCACGAAAGGCTTATCACCCGGAGTACCCTTTTTGGCGCTTAGCCAATGAAAAGGATCCATTTTGGGAATTAAAAAACGGTGAAGACTGTATCCCTCGTAAAAGTAATACCGACCCTAAAAAGTCGGAGCTCATTAAATATAATGTAATGGCAGGGTTTGACGCTTCCTCATATCAAAGCTTAATTTCTAATCCAGAAATGATAGAAAAGATTGCTTCAAAGCTAATTCAAGACAACTTCCCTGATACGTTACAAGAAGAGTTGTTTGTTCGTTTTGGCTTTGAGGTGGATACCTCGACCAAGCAACGTGACCCCAATTTCCGTAAGAATGTTCTACGAGCTTACAACTATCGATGTGCAGTGTGTGGTTTTGACTTAGCTTTAGATACTGTCCCAGTTGGAATTGAAGCTGCACATATAAAATGGAAGCAATATTCTGGCGTTTGTGAAGTGACGAATGGTGTTGCATTGTGCAGTATTCATCATAAGGCATTAGATAAAGGTGTGATTACATTCAATAGCGAACTGAGGGTTCAAGTATCACCTGCGACTATAGGAGGGGATATGGTCCAACGATTAATTTTTGATTACGAAAGTAAAAAGATTAGTTTGCCCAGAGATGTTTTATTATACCCATCAGATAAAGCAATCGAATGGCACATGAGAGAGGTTTATAAAACGTCATAAATTTTTATTGGAAAATATTTAATTAGTTGTTGGGCTTTTTAATGTTATTGGTACTGTTAATAATTTTTTAATTATACATGAATACTATTTTTATCAGGAAACTGTTTTGGCTTCTAAAGACTTAAAGATTTTATTTGATTACTTGGGTGATAAAGGTGCACAAGCAATAAGAAATATCAATGTGGTAACATATTTTTTATTGGCTGTATGCTGCTTTGGTGGTGCTGGTATTTGGGTCCCGATGTTGGCAAAAGGAAATGATGTAGTGTATCTTTCTGGCGCGAATGTATTCACGTTTACATTTGCTTTACTTGGTTCTCTATTATGTGAACAATTGTTTTTTAGTAAAAAAGACCTAAAAGAAAGAATTGATAATGCTATTGATAGTGGCAGAGTTAATGAGACTTGGGATGAAGAGATGGACAATGAAAAATTGTCATCTTGGGGACTTTTTTTTGGTGTTATTAATGGAGCTTTAGCTGTTGTATCATACAACTATTATCCAAACGAAACATCATGGGTAAATGTTTTTACATTATGTTACTCTTTGCTTTTTTTCTTTCTTGCAACATCTGGAACTATAATTGAGAAAACGGGTGATGATGGCAATGATTGTGCATCAGCTTCAATTAGAAAAGAGTTGCAAAATAGTTCTGGTGAGCCAGGTCGAGGTATTTAGATCATGAATATTCCAGTTTTGAATAAAAATGAGTTTTATGCGATTAAAATTAGTCAACCATATGGTGACTTTTATTCAGTTGTCATTCAATCAGATATCTTACTCAAGCTTTGCCATAGCCGAGAAGCAGAGTATCGTGATGGGTTTATTTCTGGCGCTCAAAGGAAGCAAAGTGAAAGCCAAAAGAAAGATATTGCTAAGTTCATAGAAAGTGAACAAGCATGTTTTCCTAATAACATAATATTATCGGCTAACTATGATGAGCAAGATAACTTGCTAGAGTATGATTATCAATGGAAGTTTGAGCATATTCAAGGTGATCTATATAAGATATTTATACCTGATCTAAATATTAAATCCTGCTCTATTATTGATGGTCAGCATAGACTGAAAGCTTTTGAGTTAACAAAAACATCCCCAATGGCTATTAGTTGTTCAATATTTGATGCTTTAGAACCGCATGCTCAAGCAGAGATATTTGCAACTATTAATTTTAACCAAAGAAAAGTAGATAAGAGCTTAGCATATCAGTTATTTGGTGTGTCTCTAGAACATACAAATAGAAGTAGTTGGTCTCCCGATATGCTTGCTGTTTATTTTTGCAGAAAATTCAGCAAAAGTGGCGGTGTACTTCATCGAAGAATTAATTATAGGATTAAAAATCAAGATGTTGATAGGAGTTGGAATTTTTCGACATCATCATTTGTT
This is a stretch of genomic DNA from Vibrio panuliri. It encodes these proteins:
- a CDS encoding phosphorothioated DNA-binding restriction endonuclease, with the translated sequence MELIDKIQTISRWRRGDQRAPHKPLMLLYALSQYKQGHERLFKFESEVDNQVKELLVQYGPSRKAYHPEYPFWRLANEKDPFWELKNGEDCIPRKSNTDPKKSELIKYNVMAGFDASSYQSLISNPEMIEKIASKLIQDNFPDTLQEELFVRFGFEVDTSTKQRDPNFRKNVLRAYNYRCAVCGFDLALDTVPVGIEAAHIKWKQYSGVCEVTNGVALCSIHHKALDKGVITFNSELRVQVSPATIGGDMVQRLIFDYESKKISLPRDVLLYPSDKAIEWHMREVYKTS
- a CDS encoding DGQHR domain-containing protein — its product is MNIPVLNKNEFYAIKISQPYGDFYSVVIQSDILLKLCHSREAEYRDGFISGAQRKQSESQKKDIAKFIESEQACFPNNIILSANYDEQDNLLEYDYQWKFEHIQGDLYKIFIPDLNIKSCSIIDGQHRLKAFELTKTSPMAISCSIFDALEPHAQAEIFATINFNQRKVDKSLAYQLFGVSLEHTNRSSWSPDMLAVYFCRKFSKSGGVLHRRINYRIKNQDVDRSWNFSTSSFVDGLVKLISKRPKLDRYTIYDRTLSGSPSRQRLQNEVDCPLRPMYQEENDLAIEQILTAYFEAVNKHIWSKVKDKSDNVLVSNIGLLSLFEVLGKVLLSNEINRDLLERFDTVFSNVDYEEFKNKELYPASTKGKTAMVAELLKQIDM